In a genomic window of Flavobacteriales bacterium:
- the rpsH gene encoding 30S ribosomal protein S8, which translates to MTTDPIADYLTRLRNAIMARKKVVVVPASNLKKDITRILYDKGYILSWKAEDDGKQGLIKIALKYDQQTRQSAIRELSRVSTPGLRKYAHVEQLPRVLNGLGVAIISTSKGVVTDKEARALNVGGEVLCYVS; encoded by the coding sequence ATGACCACCGACCCCATCGCCGATTACCTCACCCGCCTGCGGAACGCCATTATGGCGCGCAAGAAGGTCGTGGTGGTGCCCGCGAGCAACCTGAAGAAGGATATCACGCGGATCCTCTACGATAAAGGCTACATCCTCTCCTGGAAGGCCGAAGATGACGGTAAGCAAGGCCTCATCAAGATCGCGCTCAAGTACGATCAGCAGACCCGCCAGAGCGCCATCCGCGAGCTGAGCCGCGTAAGCACGCCCGGCCTGCGCAAGTACGCCCATGTGGAGCAGCTGCCCCGCGTGCTCAACGGCCTCGGCGTGGCCATCATCTCCACCAGCAAAGGAGTGGTCACCGACAAGGAGGCGCGCGCGCTGAACGTGGGAGGCGAAGTCCTCTGCTACGTGAGCTAA
- the rplF gene encoding 50S ribosomal protein L6 codes for MSRIGKAPINLPKGVEVSISDKNLITVKGPKGTLEQAVDPVINMKKEGSVVTLERPTDAKPHRAKHGLYRALIANMVKGVSEGYVIEQELVGVGYRATAKGQQLQLALGYSHGITLVLPPQIKVAAAQEKGKNPIIRLESPDKQLIGQVAAKLRSLRKPEPYKGKGVRFVGEVVRRKAGKAAGK; via the coding sequence ATGAGCCGAATTGGAAAAGCGCCGATCAATCTGCCCAAAGGGGTGGAGGTCAGCATCAGCGATAAGAACCTGATCACCGTGAAGGGCCCCAAGGGAACCTTGGAGCAGGCTGTCGATCCCGTGATCAACATGAAGAAGGAGGGTTCGGTCGTGACCCTTGAGCGCCCGACGGACGCCAAGCCGCACCGCGCGAAGCATGGCCTGTACCGCGCGCTCATCGCCAACATGGTGAAGGGAGTGAGCGAGGGCTACGTGATCGAGCAGGAACTCGTGGGCGTGGGTTACCGTGCCACCGCCAAGGGCCAGCAATTGCAGCTCGCACTGGGCTATTCGCACGGCATCACCCTCGTGCTGCCCCCGCAGATCAAGGTGGCGGCAGCGCAGGAGAAAGGGAAGAATCCCATCATCCGCCTCGAGAGCCCGGATAAGCAACTCATCGGCCAGGTGGCCGCCAAGCTGCGTTCACTGCGCAAGCCTGAGCCATACAAGGGCAAGGGTGTGCGCTTCGTGGGCGAAGTGGTGCGTCGCAAGGCAGGTAAAGCGGCAGGCAAATAA